The window TCTTCATTGACGTATTTATAATAGGGGTGAAAACATCGATCCAACCAGATTTAAACTTGAATTTTTCAACTGCTTCCGAAAGAGCATTCAAAGCAGTTACAATATAATTGGAAGCAAACACACAAGCAAGATGATACAACGGTTTATCTTTTTTAGATATGAAAACCGACTTGCCTCGGAAAGTTTTTACCAATTCTTGTGATATATGATGGATTTTCTTGTTTCCCTCGACTCCAAAATAGATACCCTTTAAACTTTTTTTTAAATCCCGAATCGATTGGTTTGCCGGAAATGATTGTATAGGATGAAATGAAAATACCGAAGCCCCCTTTTTTGCTAATGGGCTCAATATTTCGGAAGTATATACACCAGAAGTGTGAATAACTGTAAGCTTCTTAAAATTTAAATTTTTAACCGAAGAAATTTTTTGGGCAGTGATCGCTATCTGGTCGTCGGGAATCGTGATAAAAATTATCTGCGTCTTGGGGTCGATATCAGAAACATCTGTAGAAACCTGTTTGCAATTTACTGAATTAGCAAGTTTTCGAGCAGCTTTTTTATTTACATCTACAATCGATAGTACAGTAGAACCTTTTTCAAAAAGGAGAGACGACATAGCTGAGCCAACTCTGCCAGCTCCGACAATTGATATGTTAAATTTAGTGGATGGCATTAATCGACAGATTTATAAATTACTGCCGAAAGATAACCAACTACTTCACGTTTCTCTCCGGTTACATCACCCGAATTACAACTGAACAATTTTTCAACTTTGTTGGCGCCCAATCCTTTTGCTGCAATCATTGCTGCTGCTGTCGGACCTCCTCCGCATGCTTCGGTAGTCTGGTTATAGAGTTCATTTAATAATTGTATGTGATCAAAATTTTCTATCGCATCGATAGCTCTCTGATCGAGTTGCTGAGCCGTTTCGTATGGGTGGAAATGCGATAAATCGGTGCTGGCAACAATGAGTATTTTCTTTCTCTTTGCGGCGGACTTCAAAACTTTTGCCAATGCCTGACCAAGCCGGATGCAATATTCCGGAGTTTGGTCGCCCATTACAAGCGGAACGAGTTTAAATTTTTCTAAAGTCATTTGTAGAAAAGGGAGATGAACCTCGAGAGCATGTTCGTCGTGGTGACCTGACATAGAAAGAAACACTAATTTTTCCTCGGCAATAATTTCGTTACTAAGCTCCATGTCAATTGGCACATCACCAAGTGGAGTTTTGTAGCAGTTTCCGGGAAAAATTGAAACTCCTTTGAAATATTCTCGGTGACTTGGCGAAATAATTACAACAGTGTCGTATTTTTTATTCTCTAATAATTTATAGCCGTAGGCAGCAGTTAGCCCTGAATATGTATAACCGGCATGCGGCGAAATAAGAGCTTTTAATTCGCCTTTAATTTTTTTTGGTTTGGCGCGTTCCAATAATTCAGTAACCTGTCGAATCAACGTTCTTGCATCAACAGGATAAAATAATCCTGCTACAGCAGGCTGGCGTACATTTAATTTATCCATTATAAATTCGATTCGTTAAAAATTTCCGCTGTAAAGATTGAAATTTTTGTGTTGCCTTTTTTCCAGGCATCGTAAGGTAGCCCCGCTTTACGAGCAGTTTGACTCAGAAAAGTATCTCTGTTCCAATTATATTCCGCCGGAACTTGAGGTAGTAGCAAGCCGCGGTTGGATCCTTGTTCCATCACAATACCATGTGTGCCTACTTCTATTTCGTTTACATCGGTGATTTCCTTTAAGGGAGATAATATTGAAATCTCCAACTCCAAATCTTCCAACTCATCGATTGATACAGGCATAAACCTCGGATCATTCATCGCAGCATGCGATGCTGTTTCAACTACAGTGTCGATTAATGGTCTTGTTGCCTCTATATATCCGATACACCCTCGAAGTTCACCGAATTTATGAATTGTTACAAATGCACCCGAGAGTTTTCGAAACACTTCCGGATATTCAAGCGGAACCTGATGTGCCTTTTCATTTACAGCGAACTCTATCGACTGCTTTGCAATATTTAGTAAATATTTTCTTTCCTCTTGTGTTAACACTTCTTTTTCTAATTTTCTTTGTGAAAATTAATTAAAAGATAGGGAAAAAACAAACTTAACCTGAAGTTGAACACAAGGTTTGTAAAATTCTTCAATTTGTTTTATATTTGAACCGTATTTTTAAGAAAAACATCAAAATTCCTGAAATTCCATCAGGCAATCGTTCAATATATGAAAGGCTTTTAATGAATACAGGTAAGATTGTCCAAGTAATTGGACCGGTCATAGATATAGATTATTCCGGAGGCAAACTTCCAGCAATTTTAAACGCAATAAAAATAAAGCGGACGAACATCGAGGGTATTGAAGAGGAACTGATTTGTGAAGTACAGCAACACTTGGGCGAAGAACGGGTTCGCACAGTAGCTATGGACTCGACCGATGGACTCGTGCGAGGGATGGAAGCAATTGATACTGAATCGCCCATTATGGTGCCTGTAGGGGAAACCGTTCTCGGCAGACTAATTAATGTTATTGGAAAAGGAATTGATTCTCTCCCCCCAATCGAAAGTGATAAATATTTTCCGATTCATCGCCCAGTTCCCGACTTCAAAGATCTGAGTACTAAAAAAGAGATGTTTGAAACCGGAATCAAAGTTATCGACTTGCTTGAACCTTACTCGCGCGGCGGTAAAACCGGTCTATTCGGTGGCGCCGGCGTAGGTAAAACAGTTATCATAATGGAACTTATCCACAACATCGCATTGCATCATGGCGGTTACTCTGTTTTCGCCGGAGTGGGCGAACGAACGCGCGAGGGTAACGACCTTTGGCTTGAAATGAAGGAAAGCGGTGTGTTAGATAAAACTGCACTCGTTTTCGGTCAGATGAATGAACCCCCAGGCGCCCGTCAACGAGTCGGGTTGACAGCTTTGACAATGGCTGAGTATTTCCGCGACGACGAAGGTAAAGATGTTCTCTTGTTCATTGACAACATTTTCAGGTTTGTGCAAGCTGGTTCTGAAGTATCGGCTTTGTTAGGAAGAATTCCATCGGCGGTTGGTTACCAGCCTACGCTTGCAACCGAGATGGGAGAATTGCAGGAACGTATTACTTCAACAACGAAAGGTTCAATCACTTCGGTGCAGGCAATTTATGTTCCTGCCGACGATTTAACCGACCCGGCTCCCGCAACGACATTCAGTCACTTAGATGCAACAACTGTATTGAGCCGCCAAATTGCAGAGTTAGGAATTTATCCTGCCGTCGATCCTCTCGATTCAACATCCAGAATTCTTGAACCGGGTGTTGTAGGCGAAGAGCATTACGCCATTGCCAAAAGAGTTAAAGAAATATTGCAAACTTACAAAGACCTGCAGGATATTATAAATATTTTAGGAATGGATGAATTATCGGATGATGACAAGATAACCGTAGCCCGAGCACGAAAGATTCAAAAATTTTTATCGCAGCCATTTTTCGTTGCCGAACAATTCACCGGAATTCCCGGAAAATATGTAAAATTAGAAGATACAATAAAAGGATTTAAAGGAATAGTCAACGGCGATTACGATGATATTCCCGAAGGTGCATTTTATATGGCAGGCACAATCGAGGAAGTATTAGAAAAAGCAAATCGGATGCAATAGTAAATAGATGTTCGACAAACCATACAAATTAGAAATAGTAACACCTCGAAAAATTATTTTCAGCGGCGAGGTATTAAGTTTTGCCGCTCCCGGTGTAACAGGCGGGTTTCAAGTTTTATTCGACCACGCACCACTTCTTTCGGAAACAGGCATAGGGGTTATCAAACTTACTGCAAAAGATGGACAGGAAATCCGGTACGCTACGAGCGGCGGATTTGTTGAAGTGAAAGACAATTCCGTGACTATGATTGCTGAAACAATTGAGATTGTAGAAGAAATAGATGTTGCACGAGCCGAAGCTGCACGTGAACGAGCGATGAAGCGGATAAAAGAAAGAAAACCGGGAACCGATTTGATACGTGCCGAAGCAGCGCTGCAACGCGCGTTGAACAGGATTCGTAACTCTAATAAGTAAACGATTTAGTTTAAACTTTAGGGGAGAAACAATTTTAAAATTAATTTTACTATGCGACCTACACGTGCCGAAATATCTCTTAAAGCTATTCAACACAATTTAGAAGCTGTCAGAAAAAAAGTCGGTCAATCTGTAAAGGTAATGGGCATCGTAAAAGCGAATGCTTACGGACACGGTTTGGTCGAAACTTCAAAAGCTTTTGTAAAATTCGGCATTGACTATTTAGGGGTTGGATTTTTAGAAGAAGGAATAATTCTACGGCAAAACGGTATTAACTGTCCGATACTTGTACTTGGCGGAGTTTTAGGCGATCAGGTTCAACATTTTCTTGCAAACGATCTCGACATCACTGTTTCGTCTGTCGAACTTGCCGAACGTATCGAGCGGGAAGTTGATCATCATAGTTCGAAGAAAGCAAAAGTGCATCTTAAAATAGATACCGGTATGGAACGCATCGGTGTTCATTCAGATAATGCACTTCAGTTTGCACAAAAAGTTGCCGCATTACAACATATTGAAATTGTAGGTATTTACAGCCATTTCGCTACAGCCGAAGCGCGCGACAAGAGTTTTGCTTACTCACAACTCGACCGCTTCAGTTCAGCTTTGAACCAAATTAAATCGGCTGGGATCGAAATTCCGTTGCAGCACATTGCTAATAGCGGCGGCGTTCTCGATTTACCGGAATCGTATTTCACGATGGTGCGTCCGGGAATTGTTTTATACGGGTCGTATCCTTCTGATGAAACAACCGAAAGCATCACGATTGAAACTGTGCTCTCATTAAAATCGAAAGTTGTTTTCATAAAAACAGTTGAAGCTAACACTAGCATAAGTTACGGTCGGAAATATTTTACATCGTTACGAACAAAAATTGCCACAATCCCAATCGGTTATGGCGATGGTTACAACAGAAGATTAACTAATCAAACAAATGTGATAATAAAAAGTCAACAATATCCTGTAGTTGGTGCAATTTGTATGGATCAAATAATGGTAGATATCGGAGATTCAGATATTCACATCGGCGACGATGTTACATTAATTGGAAAAGATAAAAACGCAGCTATCGGAATTTGGGAATTAGCAAACAAAGTGGGAACTAATGCCTACGAATTAATGTGCGGTATCTCGGCACGCGTTCCAAGAATTTATTTATAAGGAGAAATTATGCCAAATGTATATGCAGTAATTATGGCTGGTGGGGTAGGAGCTCGGTTCTGGCCCCGAAGTCGTGAAAAATCGCCGAAGCAGTTGTTAGAAATTTTCGGCAAGAATTCAATGATTGTTAATACGGTTAAAAGATTAGACAGGATAATCGAACCGAAAAACATTTTAATCGTTACAAATAAAATTCAGAAGCCGTTAATTATTAAACAGCTTCCTAATATTCCGGCAGATAATATTATTGTCGAACCGTTTGGCAGAAACACCGCACCGTGTATCGGGCTTGCGGCTTTATTTTTACGCCGGCACGATCCCGATGCTGTTATGGTTACGCTGCCTGCCGACCATATAATTGAGGATGTTGAAGAATTCCATAGGGTTCTTCGATTGGCAATTTGGGTTGCTTATGAATCGGGGAAGTTGATTACTGTGGGAATTCAACCTACGCGCCCCGAAACCGGGTACGGGTATATTCAAATCAACGATGTAAGCGATGAATCAAATCCTTATTTCACGCGTGGAATATACAAGGTGAAAACCTTTGCCGAAAAACCGAACGAAGAGACTGCAAAAATGTTCATCGAAACAGGCGAGTTTCTGTGGAATAGCGGTATGTTCATTTGGCGTGTGGATACAATTTTAAACGAAATCCAGAAATCGCTCCCCGAAATGTACCAAGAACTTATGAACATCGACGCTACCGTAGGCACGAGTAAATACGATTCCACACTTGAACTGTCGTATAAAATGATTCGGGGGATTTCTATTGATTACGGTGTTATGGAAAAAGCCAAAGAGGTTTTTGTTATTAAAGGAATTTTCGGCTGGAGCGATGTCGGTTCATGGGACGAAGTTTACCGCCTCTCAGGTAAAGATGAAACCGGAAACAGCATCACCGGCAAGGTTATGTTGAATAACACTAAAAATGCATTAATTCATTCCCCCGATAAGTTTACAGCTGTTATCGGAATGGAAGATATAATCATAATCAATACTGACGATGCACTATTAGTATGTAAGTTAGGTAAATCGCAGGACGTTAAAGAGGTTGTCGATTATCTTAAACGCAAACAAATTGATCAATATTTATAATATGGATAAAAAATTAATTTCTGACTTAACAGTAAAAGAAGCAACTAAAAGAGGACAGAAGCAAATTATAGTTTCACCGGGAACAATTGTAACCTCGGCAGCCCGTGATGTTGCCAAAAGTGTAGGGATGGAATTCATTGAAGCTAATGATGTTTTACAGAAAGTTGCCGACAAAACCCCGCCCAAAAAAGTTTATAAAGGTATCATAGCGATAGGAAGTGATCATGGCGGTTTTAGCATGAAAGAACAATTAAAACCGTTCATCGCTGATATGGGATACACAATAAAAGACATGGGAACAACTTCCGAAGAAGCCTGCGATTATCCTGATTATGCATTTGCCGTAGCAAAATTAGTTTCATCGGGGGATGCCGATAGGGGAATAATGATAGATGCTGTTGGAGTTGCTTCGGCTATGGTTGCCAATAAACTGCCGGGTGTTCGAGCGGCTGCTTGTCAGAACGAATTTGCCGCACGAAGTAGTCGCGAGCACAACGATGCGAACCTGTTGACTCTCGGTGGACGCATCATAGGAATAGAATTAGCTAAAACTATCGTGAAGGCTTGGCTCGTTACAGAATTTGCCGGCGGTAGACACCAAAAAAGAGTAGATAAAATTTCTGATATCGACTTGAAGTATCGAAAAGGTTAAAAAAAAACAGATTGCTGAATATCACACAGATCTTTTCCCTTTCTTGACTTTAAAGAGAATAAACAGTATATTTATAGTGAACTTTAAGCATACCTCGCTAATACATTGAAAAATATCAAGTTAGATTGATTTGAAAATCGTTTTTAAAATATCTTTAGTTTTGTTACTGACATTTCTTTTACAAGGGAAGATTTTCCATTTCTCGAAATGGAATTTTGGAGATGCTTTTGCAGACGAAAGCAGCGTTCATCAAACAGTAGCAAAAAGCACGACTGGTAACAAACCATCATCAAAATTACACGAATACCGGAAGATTGTTGATGAAAGAGCTAAAGCTAATGATCTTGATTCAAAGCTTATACTTGCTATCATAAAGCAAGAATCGCAGTTCAACGAAAATGCTGTTAGCGAAAGAGGGGCACAGGGGTTAATGCAATTAATGCCCAAAACTCAATTTGAATTATCGGACGACTCACTCGATTCGTTCCACCCCGAGAAGAATATTAAACTTGGAGTTAGCTATTTTTCAAAATTGTATAAATTATTTGAAAACGCTCCGGAAGAAGACAGAATTTGTTTGGCTTTGGCTGCATACAATGCCGGACCGAGCCGTATTTATGATGCACAAGATTTAGCTGCTTATTTAGGTGAAGACCCGCTATCATGGCGGTCGATCCAAAACGCACTGCCGCTGCTATCGAAACGCTACTACACGCTGCACCAGCCAGTCTGGGATGGTGGGAAACCCAGAAATGGCTACTTCGGTAGCTGGCGGCAGACTATTTTGTATGTTCAAAATGTTTTAAAATTTCATAAAGATATTCAATAACATTTAGTTTCCAGTTTATTCACGAGACCATCACCAGAGCGGCGACTCTGGGGCTTGAAGTTGATGTTACTCACCTGCTCGAAAATTCTTTTAAATACACTCCACATCTTGAATTAAGCCAACCCTCTTTCACAAAACATGATTTAATTAACTCTCAAAAAATTCCCCACTCGAAATAATTATCATTTCAGAAAAATTGAATACGGAAATAAAAAAATAACTTATTGATAAATAAAGAGTTATAGATACGTTAATAGTAAAATGGGTGCTAAATTGGGGAGAACGAGGGTTCAGAATCCGATCCGGGCGTTGAGCGTGTCGAAACGCCATTACTGGTGAGATCAGAAAACGGTTGCCTTTACGAGCTCATCAAGCACGAAAGAGTAGGATGAAAGATTACCAAATTGCCTCATCTTGCAAGCCCAGCAAGTAAACAGTGTGCAAACTAAAAGATGTCTTTCGATTCAACATACCCTTTTCCTTTTTTTCCTTATACATAAAAATTTTAAAAAGAGTTGCAAAAACGACATTAGAAAAATGGGTTATACATTTTGGAGAACAGCAGCTTAGTTGAAAATTTTTTATTATTTTGGGAAAGCAATAGATTTTAAAGGCGGGACTAACCTATGTATAACGCGCAAGTCCAAAAAGTAAAAATAATACCTCAATTGAGGTATTGACATCTGAGCTTCTATGCCTTATATTTAACCAAAATAAGTAGCCAAAGAAAAAAATAAAATGAAGAATAATTATTTCATAATTTTTGGAATATTTTTTGGTTTCCTTAGCAGCTACATATTAACGTCATGTGATGGCACAAATGAAATAATCGGTGAAAGTTGTTGTGACAAAATTACTATGTCTAAACCGATAGGCCCTGTAGATGACGTTTGTGGAAGAAATGCTTGTGATGTTATTTTTACGAATTGTAATACGTGCTGCTTAGAAACGATTTGGACAAAGGTTTGTATGTTCCATCGGTATGATGGGTCGTGCGGAGGAAACGGAAGTGGATATTGTGGAACTCATAGATGTAATGCCTGTTTCGGTGACAGGTGCAAATGTGTGGTAAGCTTATGTTATTGTCGTAGTGATGTACTACCGCCGCCGCTATATTAAAAATTTTATTTTAGAAGGAGAAAAAAGTTATGACTAAGTATATTTTATTTATTTTTATAATAAATATTTTCATTATTAGCAACATTGGCTTTTCTCAAACGCTCGATGAAATAATAGAAAAATTTACCGCATCACAAGAGGTTGATTCACTGCTTAGGTATTATCGACTTCCCGATCCAAGGCTTGACTTTTCAAAAGAAGAACAGAAAGATAAAAATAAAATTATGGAAATTGAGGACAGATATATTGCGCGTGCTGATGAAATGTTGAAAAAGGGACAGTTACCGAATAATAATGAGTTTCAAACTTATTTTTATGGCAAATTAGGAGTTTCTTATTTACATAAGAAGGAATACGACAAGTCAATTTATTATTTTAATGAAGCAAACGAAAAAGCAAAAACTATGCAACCTGATTTACAAAAAGCTTACATTGCCGGTATCGAAATGTTTCTAATAGGTGCCTATTCTGCTACAAATAAATATATAAATTCTTTGCAACTTGCGAAGAAAGCTATTGTACTATATCAAGACATAGGAAAAGGCAAATTAAAAAATTCACTTGCGGTTTCCAGTGTGAGTGAGTATGTTGATGCTGCAAAAGGTTTAGGTTGGAGTGTTAGGTCGATTGAAGATTCTTTACAAGAAATAAGCAATGCCTATATGAACGAAGTTGGTTGTGCTGCGGATTTTCAATTATTACTCTTAGCGCAAGAACAAAAAAATAAAACTCGGGTTGAAGCACTGAAAAATAGAATTTTGACTCGTTACCCAAAAACGTGGGAATATACAATTATTTATGAAAGTTATTTTGATGCTGTCCTAAAATAACAATATTTTAATAGTTGAACTTGTGATAAATATATCAATAAAATCAAGGGATGACAAGGTTTTATTTAATGACCGACAAAAACGGGCGAAACAAAAAACTAACTTTTTAATGCGTATAAATTAAAAAATACCTCAAATGAGGTATTGACTTCTGAACTTTTCTGACTTATATTTGAGCAAATTTAGGAGCCAAAGTGTTTAAAAATTGTATGGTAATGGCAATCGTAACCATAACAGTATTTTTAATATTCGGTTATTCTTTATCGTGTCGAGATGATAAACATTTGTTAGATACAAATCAAGACCCTGTAAAACAGAAACCCGCACCACCACCTGGTGGTGATTGTTGTTCAGCATCCATGTGTGGAGTTTCTTATTTAAATTGTGGACCATTAAAATGTGACAATCCAGATAGTTGGGTAGGATGGATATGTCAATGGCAACAACCTTTTACGTGTAGGGGGGATGGTAATCCTTTTCATTTTTGCAGCCATCAATGTTTGGGTTGTATAGGAATAGGTTGCCGATGTTTTTTGTCCGCTTGTTATTGCGGTAGGAGTAATCCACTTTTTAAAGAAATTTAAAAGAAGAAAGGAATTAATTAATGAGAATTAATTTAGTTATTCAAATTATCTTCCTATTGATATTTATATTATCAACCGGATTCTCCCAGCCAGGTGAGTCAGATAAGACTATTGATTTACAGGTTTCAGAAAAAGTAGATTCTATAATAAGGGCATTAAAAATTCCGGATATACGACTTGAACTTTCATTTGAAAATAAAAAAAATAAAGATATAATTGATGAATATCGCAATAAGTTTATAATCCGTGCGGAGGAAATTATAAGCCAAAACAAAGTACCCAATAATTTTGAATTCCAAGCCTATTTTTACGGAATTTTGGGAGCATATTATATTCCCAAGGATATATTAAAATCGTTCATTTACATGAATAAGGCATTGGAAACTACAGAATTAATTACTGATAATAGAATTCTTTATCAAGCTCAGATAGAAACATATTTGTTAACAGCTTTTTTAATGGCAGAAAAATTTAAAGATGCATTACAACTATCCGAGAAATTCATTGAAAAATACCCAGGGTTAGGAAGTGGTGCATTAAAGAATGCGGTGGCTACGTACGGTGTTAATTCTTACGCTGAATCCTCAAAAAAATCTGGTGTAACGTATGAAAAAATGAAGAAATATTTAAATACGCTAAGTGAAAAATACTCAAACGAGATAGCGTGTGCTGCGGATTTTCAATTATTACTCTTAGCACAAGAACAAAAAAATAATACTCGGGTTGAAACACTGAAAAATAGAATTTTGACTCGTTATCCAAAAACGTGGGAATACACAATTATTTATGAAAGCTACTTTGATACTGTCCTAAAATAACAATATTTTAATAGTTGAACCTGTGCTAAATATACGAAACAACAAAAAAAATATCAATAAAATCAAGGGATACAAGGTTTTATTTAATGACCGACAAAAACGGGTGGAACGAAAAACTAACTTTTTAATGCGTATAAATCAAAAAATACCTCAAATGAGGTATTGACTTTTGAACTTTTCTGACTTATATTAACACAAAATTTAAAGCCAAAGAGTTAAAAAAATGGTGTGATCGCTCGGGAGGCGGAAAATACCAGGAACTTATAAAAAAACTCTTTGGCTTTTGTATTTTATTAGGCGATAGTTACGGAAGGAGAATAGCACAGGATATCACTGTAGTCCATAAACCATTTTTATCACCTTCAGCCGATTGGGTGATATTAAAAGTTTTAACTATTTTACCACTCATTTTGTATGTTTTTTCGCGTTCATCCCATGCGTCATCAGGATTAAATTCGAGACCTAAGGTGGAAGCAAGCATAGTAGCTGCTAAATCTTCAGCATATTCACCTGCCTTCTCGTCAGTCTCTCCAAACGGATGATGCTCTGACAGGTAACCGTATTGAGTTGCATCTGCCGGAGTTGCTACACCAATCGAAG of the Bacteroidota bacterium genome contains:
- a CDS encoding DUF2520 domain-containing protein; this encodes MPSTKFNISIVGAGRVGSAMSSLLFEKGSTVLSIVDVNKKAARKLANSVNCKQVSTDVSDIDPKTQIIFITIPDDQIAITAQKISSVKNLNFKKLTVIHTSGVYTSEILSPLAKKGASVFSFHPIQSFPANQSIRDLKKSLKGIYFGVEGNKKIHHISQELVKTFRGKSVFISKKDKPLYHLACVFASNYIVTALNALSEAVEKFKFKSGWIDVFTPIINTSMKNVFTTSPLVALTGPIERGDIKTIELHLKSLAAIAPHLITYYIGMGIETARLARQKRTITNEHFLELINLFKSFLKNK
- the atpD gene encoding F0F1 ATP synthase subunit beta, coding for MNTGKIVQVIGPVIDIDYSGGKLPAILNAIKIKRTNIEGIEEELICEVQQHLGEERVRTVAMDSTDGLVRGMEAIDTESPIMVPVGETVLGRLINVIGKGIDSLPPIESDKYFPIHRPVPDFKDLSTKKEMFETGIKVIDLLEPYSRGGKTGLFGGAGVGKTVIIMELIHNIALHHGGYSVFAGVGERTREGNDLWLEMKESGVLDKTALVFGQMNEPPGARQRVGLTALTMAEYFRDDEGKDVLLFIDNIFRFVQAGSEVSALLGRIPSAVGYQPTLATEMGELQERITSTTKGSITSVQAIYVPADDLTDPAPATTFSHLDATTVLSRQIAELGIYPAVDPLDSTSRILEPGVVGEEHYAIAKRVKEILQTYKDLQDIINILGMDELSDDDKITVARARKIQKFLSQPFFVAEQFTGIPGKYVKLEDTIKGFKGIVNGDYDDIPEGAFYMAGTIEEVLEKANRMQ
- the amrB gene encoding AmmeMemoRadiSam system protein B translates to MDKLNVRQPAVAGLFYPVDARTLIRQVTELLERAKPKKIKGELKALISPHAGYTYSGLTAAYGYKLLENKKYDTVVIISPSHREYFKGVSIFPGNCYKTPLGDVPIDMELSNEIIAEEKLVFLSMSGHHDEHALEVHLPFLQMTLEKFKLVPLVMGDQTPEYCIRLGQALAKVLKSAAKRKKILIVASTDLSHFHPYETAQQLDQRAIDAIENFDHIQLLNELYNQTTEACGGGPTAAAMIAAKGLGANKVEKLFSCNSGDVTGEKREVVGYLSAVIYKSVD
- a CDS encoding F0F1 ATP synthase subunit epsilon, which produces MFDKPYKLEIVTPRKIIFSGEVLSFAAPGVTGGFQVLFDHAPLLSETGIGVIKLTAKDGQEIRYATSGGFVEVKDNSVTMIAETIEIVEEIDVARAEAARERAMKRIKERKPGTDLIRAEAALQRALNRIRNSNK
- the alr gene encoding alanine racemase, which translates into the protein MRPTRAEISLKAIQHNLEAVRKKVGQSVKVMGIVKANAYGHGLVETSKAFVKFGIDYLGVGFLEEGIILRQNGINCPILVLGGVLGDQVQHFLANDLDITVSSVELAERIEREVDHHSSKKAKVHLKIDTGMERIGVHSDNALQFAQKVAALQHIEIVGIYSHFATAEARDKSFAYSQLDRFSSALNQIKSAGIEIPLQHIANSGGVLDLPESYFTMVRPGIVLYGSYPSDETTESITIETVLSLKSKVVFIKTVEANTSISYGRKYFTSLRTKIATIPIGYGDGYNRRLTNQTNVIIKSQQYPVVGAICMDQIMVDIGDSDIHIGDDVTLIGKDKNAAIGIWELANKVGTNAYELMCGISARVPRIYL
- the rpiB gene encoding ribose 5-phosphate isomerase B; the encoded protein is MIAIGSDHGGFSMKEQLKPFIADMGYTIKDMGTTSEEACDYPDYAFAVAKLVSSGDADRGIMIDAVGVASAMVANKLPGVRAAACQNEFAARSSREHNDANLLTLGGRIIGIELAKTIVKAWLVTEFAGGRHQKRVDKISDIDLKYRKG
- a CDS encoding mannose-1-phosphate guanylyltransferase, with the translated sequence MPNVYAVIMAGGVGARFWPRSREKSPKQLLEIFGKNSMIVNTVKRLDRIIEPKNILIVTNKIQKPLIIKQLPNIPADNIIVEPFGRNTAPCIGLAALFLRRHDPDAVMVTLPADHIIEDVEEFHRVLRLAIWVAYESGKLITVGIQPTRPETGYGYIQINDVSDESNPYFTRGIYKVKTFAEKPNEETAKMFIETGEFLWNSGMFIWRVDTILNEIQKSLPEMYQELMNIDATVGTSKYDSTLELSYKMIRGISIDYGVMEKAKEVFVIKGIFGWSDVGSWDEVYRLSGKDETGNSITGKVMLNNTKNALIHSPDKFTAVIGMEDIIIINTDDALLVCKLGKSQDVKEVVDYLKRKQIDQYL
- the amrA gene encoding AmmeMemoRadiSam system protein A, coding for MLTQEERKYLLNIAKQSIEFAVNEKAHQVPLEYPEVFRKLSGAFVTIHKFGELRGCIGYIEATRPLIDTVVETASHAAMNDPRFMPVSIDELEDLELEISILSPLKEITDVNEIEVGTHGIVMEQGSNRGLLLPQVPAEYNWNRDTFLSQTARKAGLPYDAWKKGNTKISIFTAEIFNESNL
- a CDS encoding arginine decarboxylase, pyruvoyl-dependent, whose protein sequence is MYVPAKIFFTKGVGKHKDYLQSFEIALRDAKIEKSNLVTVSSIFPPGCKRVTVDEGSKLLQPGEITFCVMARNSTNEPNRLIAASIGVATPADATQYGYLSEHHPFGETDEKAGEYAEDLAATMLASTLGLEFNPDDAWDEREKTYKMSGKIVKTFNITQSAEGDKNGLWTTVISCAILLP
- a CDS encoding transglycosylase SLT domain-containing protein → MKIVFKISLVLLLTFLLQGKIFHFSKWNFGDAFADESSVHQTVAKSTTGNKPSSKLHEYRKIVDERAKANDLDSKLILAIIKQESQFNENAVSERGAQGLMQLMPKTQFELSDDSLDSFHPEKNIKLGVSYFSKLYKLFENAPEEDRICLALAAYNAGPSRIYDAQDLAAYLGEDPLSWRSIQNALPLLSKRYYTLHQPVWDGGKPRNGYFGSWRQTILYVQNVLKFHKDIQ